GATCAACATGATCGAGGCAGAGGTCAGTGAAACCGAAGCGCTGGTCGAGGCATGGAAAGCGATCATCGGCCTCATCTTCGTTCTCGTCGTCCTGTTCATGCCGCGTGGCCTTGGCGGCGTTGCGCATGATGTGCTGCGGACGTTCACTAGACGGGTCAAGCCAGCCGTGGCGCCTTCAGCGTTGCAGCAACAAAGCGAGGCATTGTGATATGAGTGCAATTGCATTGACCGTCGACGGTCTCAGCGTCGAATTCGGCGGCTTCAAAGCCGTCAGCAATGTCAGCATCACCGTCCGCGACGGCGAATTGCGGGTGTTGCTCGGCGCAAATGGCGCCGGCAAGACAACCCTGATGGATCTGATCAGCGGCAAGACGCGCAGCACGCAGGGCAAGGTCTTTGTCTACGACACCGACATCACCAACTGGCCGGAGCACAACATCGCGCGTGCCGGGATTGGCCGTAAATTCCAGATCCCCAGCATTTTTCGCGATCTGACCGTGCGGCAAAACCTGGAAGTGGCCAATTGCCGCAATCCATCGGTGTTCGCCAATCTCCGGTTTGGATTTTCCCCTGCGGAAGCGAACCGCGTCGATGAGGTGCTTGCCCTCACGGGGCTCGAAGCGGAGAAGGATGTGACGGCGGCCTATCTCAGCCATGGCCAGACGCAATGGCTGGAACTGGGCATGCTCATCGTTCAGGATCCCAAGGTGATCCTGCTGGACGAGCCGACGGCCGGCATGACCCAGGCCGAAACCCGCAAGACAGCCCAGATCATCAAAAACCTCAAAGGTCGCCACACCATTCTCGTCGTCGAGCACGACATGGGGTTCGTTCGTGAAATCGCCGAGTACATCAC
This genomic interval from Agrobacterium fabrum str. C58 contains the following:
- the urtD gene encoding urea ABC transporter ATP-binding protein UrtD; translated protein: MSAIALTVDGLSVEFGGFKAVSNVSITVRDGELRVLLGANGAGKTTLMDLISGKTRSTQGKVFVYDTDITNWPEHNIARAGIGRKFQIPSIFRDLTVRQNLEVANCRNPSVFANLRFGFSPAEANRVDEVLALTGLEAEKDVTAAYLSHGQTQWLELGMLIVQDPKVILLDEPTAGMTQAETRKTAQIIKNLKGRHTILVVEHDMGFVREIAEYITVLHLGEVLAEGSVGDIEHNPKVREAYLGSKGIS